AACTTTACTGTACAGTATTCAGTTTTCATCGTCCTTTTCAATATTATCAGTCTTTTCAAAATCTGTTGCTTTCGACGTCATTGAAACCAACTTGGAACTTTTCGGAATTGGatggatatttatttgaaaaaaaagacaATGCACATGTAACAGATTTAATTTGTTGAATAAATAGTCTTATACTCTTCACTTTTCACCTAACCGAACGAGTTTCATGGCGAGTTTCAATTGTCAAACGTACCCAAGAGATTAACGTCCACAAAGTCGTCAATCTGTATCAGAAGCAATAAAGTATTACACGACTTTCGAACTTTTCGGAATCGGATggatatttattcgaaaaagaCAGCGCACACGTAACAGATTTAATTCGTTGATTGGTCTTATACTCTTCACTTTTCACCTAACCGCACAAATGTCACGACGAGTTTCAATTGTCGAACGTACTGAGATTACAAGAGTACAAGTGATCAATGTCCACAATGTCGTCAATCTGTATCAGAAGCAATAAAGTATTACCCGACTGagaagaaactttgaaaaaatgtGAAACGAACTTTCCGTGCAACCTAATATTCAATAACTGTTACAAGCGGGAAAGAATTTACTAATTGGGTTCTAGGTTCattcatcgttcgatcgttcgtctttACCTTCCTCTTCCGCGTCCTCTTCCGCATTATCCTCGGTGAAGTTCTCCAGGTCCTCGGGAAAGTATTTCAATTTCTCGTTGTTCCCTAATTCCTCGTCGTAGCGATATTTCCTCGTGGTCGCGTAGTTAAAAGCGTGTTTGTCCCTGCCACTTTTCGGGTGACTCTGCTGGCCGTGCTGGGACACGTCGGAACCGTGAGACGTTACGTACTTGGAATACGTTGGACCGGAACACACGTGATCCTTCTGCGGCTTATAAGTAGTCGAAGAGGAGTAACTCGCCGCTGCTTCCTGATTCCTTGAGAACAGGAGAAATCCATTTATTGTCCCTCGAGAATATGTAGTTTCAACGGTTCGTAACGTTGCGTAAATTATTACCAAGGGATCTCTCAATTTATTGAATCGACATTACGCCTCTAGTAACTCCCGAAACGATGTTTTCGTTCGTAATTGAACGTaaacagaaacgaaataagGTTGCAATTGTTATCGCGCGaagaatattcatttttaaaactAACGAATCGATACAAATCAAATACACTCGATCGTGATGGATacaatcgagaatttccagaattgaaattattacgTTAAAAAACGACCGTGTGGTTTGTGTTCGTTGCATTAACTTCCTAGGTGAAGTTTTTAATCGCGCATCGCTAATAAAGTCGCTCGAACGACGACTTAAGAGCCTTAGAAATATTTCTCATCCTCGTTTCTACTCAACAATTCTTCCCAAGGAGCAACTGTCATTGATAAATTGATTTATCCTGGTTTGTTCTCTACTATTCGTAACAAAGATTCGGCTAGGGATTGTTTCAACGTAATGTATTCATTGTACTGTAATATCTACCTGCTTCTACCAACCGGAAGAGGCTGACTTTTCTTTTGTTGATAGTTCCAATAGTCgttcgagttcctactttcggagACCGATTGCGGTACACACTTCGCTTTATAATTTTCGACTTGCTTCATCGTCTTGCAATCGTCTCGTTCAATGCTCCGGTGTAGAGGGGGCTGGGGAGGTGGGTAGGTGGGGAGGAAGAGGAAACGTTTAAACGTCCTCTGCAAGCGTTCGACAAAAATTTACATATCCTGCCAGAGTGTCGGTGTCCGGTATCCTTTCGTCACCGTGTAATCGTTCAAAACGTGTACAAACGAACaccgaacaatttttccaaaacaaCGTCTCGAGAAAGACTAATTACGTGACACAATTTGGCGTCGCTAGGCCGACTCGAAAATCCGTGAAACAAGAAAACGAGGAATCCTCGACGCACTCCGCCAAAGTATTCGAGTCACGAACGGTCCCTTCCGTTTCTTTGGATCGCACAGGCTAATTAACCAGGTATAATAATCCACCTCGTAAAACACACCGATCGAGTCACTGTCTCGAGAACCACCTTCAGAATGTAGATGTCCTCCTTGGGGACCTTCCAGGTATAGTAATCGACCTCGTGGTGCACACCGTCGAGTCACTGTCTCGAGATCTACCTTCAGGATGTAGAAGATGTCCTCTTTGGGGGCTTTTCAGGTATAGTAATCGACCTCGTGGTGCACACCGATCGAGTCACTGTCTCGAGAGTCACTGTCTCGAGATCCACCTTCAGGATGTAGAAGATGTCCTCCTTGGGTGTCTTCCAGGTAAAGTAATCCACCTCGTAAACCGCATCGATCGAGTCACTGTCTCGAGATCCTTCAGAACGTAGAAGACGTCCTCCTTGGGGACCTTCCAGGTATAACGATCTACCTGGTGAAACACACCGATCGAGTCACTGCCCCGAGATCCAGCTTCGGGATGTAGAGAATGTCCTCCTTGGGGGCCTTCCAGGTATAATAATCCAGCTCGTGGTAGACACCGATCGAGTCACTGTCTCGAGATTCAGCTTCGGGATGTGGAAAGTGTCCTCCTTGAGTAAGTTCAGACGCAAGGTTTTCGTCACCGTGTTCCGAGCGGGGGTTTAAGTGAACGACGTCGAAACCCTCGCGGATCACAAGCACGAGACAGAAACGATCGCGTCTGGACGTCTCGAGGACGTGAACGCGTCCTCGTTCCGCGTGATCGTCCTTCGATGGCCGCGCGTCGATCTCTCGAGGTGTCCAAGTTCCGTAGGAACGAGCAACGAGAGCAGGGAAGCGCGGGATGGGACGAGGCAACGGATCGGTTCCCGATCGAGGAACACGGATTCCTTTCACCATTTATCGGTCTCGTTGCTGTCCTCGTGCTCCAGCGACGACGTCAGCGTGCGCTGGAACTCGTGCACCCTCTGGCTCTGTTGCTCGTGATGGTGCTTCCGCCACTTGATCCGCCGATTCTGGAACCAGACCTTCACTTGGGCCTCTGTCAGCCTGAGTGCGTGCGCCAGGTATAGTCGTTCCGGGCCAACCATGTACTGCTGACGCGCGAATTCACCCTCCAACCGCTCCAGTTGCTCGGCCGTGAAGATCGTTCGCACCCTCTTCAACTTGCCGCCACCGCCGGAACACGAGCTCGCGCCTCCGTTCTTCGTCCCGCCTTCCTGGCCTTagattcaaaataataattggGTAAGTTTATCGTTGGATCGTTGCCACTCgtgttttcgaaataaataatagaattgAATAGAATTGTTACAATCACGGACGATGTTATCGGTtcgaaataaatggaatgggaTACGATTGTTACGAATCACGGATGATGTTAtctgttcgaaataaataagATGGAATCCGATTGTTATAATCATAGATGATGGTATCAGTtcgaaataaatggaatggaATACGATTGTTATAATCATGGATAATGTTAtctgttcgaaataaataaaatggaatCCGATTGTTATAATCATAGATGATGGTATCAGTtcgaaataaatggaatggaATACGATTGTTATAATCATGGATAATGTTAtctgttcgaaataaataaaatggaatCCGATTGTTATAATCATAGATGATGGTATCAGTTCGAAATAAATAGAATTGAATCCGATTGTTATGAATCACGAATGATGTTATCAGTTCGAAATAAATAGAATTGAATCCAATTGTTATGAATCACGAACGATGTTATCAGTtcgaaataaatggaatggaATACGATTGTTACGAATCACGGATAATGTTATCAgtcgttcaaattttatttaaaaaaaaaaagaaatccgcCGTCTACCGGTTCACTACGaatcttttattatatttattataaagttGCGTCTACGGATTTTGTTTCCTTCACTCCGGACTGATAACGGTATACAACTATTGTTATCATAATTGGCCTCAAAATACCCGATTATATCGACTTGTAATAAGAATAGGAATGTTCAAAGTGAGGGGAATATTTCTATTATAGGAATTGTAATTGGAATAATCAAACAAGGATAATGTTATCAATTACTATAATCTATGGTTACTATAATCGGTTCCAAAATACTCTATGTAAAATTAGTTGAAAATGATCCGCCTATTGTAGTTAAACTTATAATAGTGATAGGAATTATCAAATTAAGGGGAATATTCTTATTATAGAAATTGTAATTGGAATGATCAAACACGGATAATATTATCAATTAGGTATTGTTACTATAATCGGTCCCAAAATACTCTGTGTAAAATTGGTTCAAAATAATCGTCTATTGTAATCAACTGATAATAGGAATAGGAATTCACAAACTAAAGGAAATATtcgtattataaaaattgtaattggaaTGATCAAACAAGGATAGTGTTATCAATTAGGTATTGTTAAAATTAGTTCAGAATCATCGCCATCTATTATAATTAAACTTTGGTTACTGGTATCAATTGTGATAATTACACTTGAGGACAAACGATAAGAATTCTTAACAAATTCGTACAAAATGGACTTTTTTTTGAATCTTGATCCTAACCAAAGAATACCTTTTATGTTTTAAACGAGTGTACGACACTGTAAACGATAAGATGAAAAACGGTATCGTGTTAACCCGTCGACCAATGTTTTAATTGCACgcaataatatatttcaatttgaaCCAGAAACATTTCAATTTAATCCTGAATTTtgaatatcgaaaaaataatgCATCTCGAATTAATATAATGAAAATCAGCTATATGGGATTCTCGACTATAAAATGTCTACCGATAATTCTGTtagacgaataaataaaagataagaaacgattttctttatttcctttttgCTCAAATTGCAATCACCGTCAGACTGAcatttacatacatacgtacatgtgTGTATACAAAGCGTAATTTTAAAAGGTTATAAAGACATCAAAATTGATACCTTGCAGCTGCAGCGATGCAGCTAAGAAGCGGCCAAAGGCGTCAGGACGTTGATACGATtactaaattattaaaatttacaatagTTCTTTACCGCTGCCAAGACGAACCGGAATTTTTTCAAACTGTGAGCACAAAATCGATACAAAAATTTTCACCAAATTGCGTAACAATCGACTATCGTCGCATTtgtttcgaattgaaatttaccCGAAACGAACGAAGTTTGCTGATTTCGTACATAGTGAACTCTCGCATAACGCGAATTCCTATAACGCGAAAAAGATGTTAAGACTACTGTTTTCATATAACTTTATTCTCCTTACAAATAATAAAGCACAGAGAAAATCCGTAGACACAactctataataaatataatagaagATTAGTAATAACTGATAGTTGgctcatttctttttctttttaaataaaatttgaacgagTATTTGTTTAATGTTTTTTAAAGGGGACATTAAAATACAATAGTCTATTGTCTTCGACGAAATTATGAGCGTTTAAAAAAAgctggtatgtaaatttttaatatcaacAAACCTGTAAGGACAGATATTACATGGGTATCTATCTAATAATGCTATTTAAGCACTAACATTTACGGTCAATACAAATTCgcgttataataaatttaaaagaagTATTTTTAAGAAGTACAAACGATTACTATACTAATTTATCTTGAtcggaaaaatatttcgttccgagTGAGTCCTCTTATAAATTGAATGTTGCATTGACTTTCGAAaacggaatgaaatttttaactatatcaattttgaaaattctacaTTAAAAAACAGAGGAATTAAACGAAACGAGTTAAGACTCGAAGTTGAATACAGTCAACCTTTGCtaatttatttgttaattttgaaaaattcatttatagAGAATCCAGATAAAAAGACTGATCCAAAATACAAGATATGTTTATCTCATGAACTTTTGcattatatatttcaatttaaatccAAAGAGAATTCAATCctgaattttgaatttcgaaaaaataatatatctcgAATTGATATACTGAAAGTCAGCTATATGGGATTGTTGACTGTAAAAAGTCCACCGATAATTCTGTAGacacataaataaaaaataagaaacgattttctttatttcgttttcgCTGAAATTGCAGTGACCGTCAACCTGACATTTACGTACATACGTAAATGTGTGCGTACAGAGCATAATCTTAAAAGGTTATAAAGACATCAAAATTTATACCTTGCAGCTGCAACGTTGTTGTTAAGAAGCGACCAAAGGAGTCAGGACGTTGATACGATTACTAAATTATTAAGATTTACAATAGTTCCCTACCGCTGCCAAAATGAACCGAAATTTGTCAAACTGTGAGCACAAAATCGATACAAAAATTTTCACCAAATTGCGTAACAATCGACTATCGTCGCATTtgtttcgaattgaaatttaccCGAAACGAACGAAGTTTGCTGATTTCATACATAGTAGACTCTCGTATAACGCGAATTCCTATAACGCGACAAAGGTATTAATGCACTTTCGTTTTCATATAACTTTATTCTTCGTACAAATAATAAAACACAGAATTTGCCTGATTGAAGAATTAAATCTGCTTTAGTTGAACACTAGATTTTTTTCTTCATCTTTACAAGCTTCTTatgtttcatcgtttttttattttttgacgCAGCCATTCTTAACATAACAATATGAATATTAGTGTTAGAAAAACGCCTGAGGAATCAGTAATGTATTAGTGTCTTGCATTCGTGAGTCAAGAAAATtgaataggttgctcaataaattttgtcgttcgacaagaaatggagttattagattcgtcgttttatttttctaaagatggtgttactgtttgatgaacgtgtgtgaagtttcatgtagatctgccgactcgttcgtatatttacaattgttcaaagttgaagtgtcctagtatttttttacaatggaaaaaacgacgaaacatattgaacaacctagtacacttTAAATACATAAGTATACATAATACCAaaatgtattttgtaaattagatTTATAAAAGAATGTCTGTTCAGCACGATTTCCTATAACGCGAATTCCTACAACACGGTGCACATTAACCGCGTTGTACAAGAGTCCACCGTAATAtctatattaattaaattactatTTCAAATATCAACTATTTTAAGTATTTCAAGAAACCATTCTACAGAATATTGGAAAATGATCAGTAAGCTATCCTAACGGAAAGCTACTTTGATCGTAAATCTAATGTCCATTCTTTTGAAACGTACAATACAAATTCGATGTCATAACATGGCTGTAAACTAAAGTTTCGTCAAAAGGTTTGTACACACTACTAAACAAATGAGACTATAAAAAGATTGTTCTCGCTAACTTCTAAATCTATGCTTTACGATTACATCCAACTGTTCCTAGCTGATAGTTATTCGAAATTCTTCACTGAACCCCAGACTATAAGTAGAAATAATTATAACGGTGGATGTGATCATTCTACAATTCGTTGCAGTTTATCTATACTTTAATTTTGATACCTTTGTCTCGAGATTCTTTCGCATGTAGATACTGTGAGCAAAGCACCGAGTGACCAAATAAgtgtccaaaaattccaatctaCTACCCCTCTCGGTGTATTTGGAAGCTCGATAGAAGCCCCGTGCGGGATTTCCAAAGTCGCGCTTGTTAAGCACATCCtttgaacgcccataggcgttcaccGTACGGAGTGCGCTGACCAATTAGCCGGGAATCAGCTGCGGTAGCAAACGAAAACCAACTCGACCTTATGACATGCAAAGAGAAACAGTCCAAGCAAATACCCTGATGTTTTTTGTACTGTTGCTGCTGTCCTCGTTTCTCCCTGGGGTTGTTCCTCAGGCCAAGGATTGCGTCAATGGTGAACGATTTCgcctgctgttgctgctgttgctgcgagTGTTGCATTTGCGTGATGGAGTGCGGATGAGGCAGCTGGGAGGACAAATTCTGTGCGGACAGATCGGTGCCGAGTAAATGGGAACGTCTCATGCGGTCCAACGCTATAGCCTCGAGATTCTGGCTCCGCGGTTGCACTTGCACGCTCTTGAACTCGTTGTGCTCCATAACTGGAGGATTCTCCAGCATACCAGCACTCCCGCGTAGTCTTTCCAGAGCGAAGTTGCCAATGTGGCCGTCCCTCGTTCTGTCCAGCGACAGACTGAACTCCTTCATCCGGTCCAGACTGTAGTTCTTCAGCAGACCAAAGTCTTTGATGTCTTtctcagaaactgcgaaaccgAGGTCCTTGGTGTACCTGTCCAGCGCCAATGCAGCGTGAGCGTTCTTCTGTCTACCCTCGCGAAAATTGAACAGGAGATCCTTGGCCGTCGGGTTCTTGGACCTGCAGAGACTCGTGTCCATAGACTCGTCGTTCTCGCTGGATCTGTCCAGCGGGTAGGCCATCTCGTTGGCCAGGTTGTTCGCGATGTAACCGAAATCCTTGCCCTTGTTCAACGTCATCGGTAGGTTCCTCGTGGCAttctcgaattcttcgaaacgaatcgtcgtCCTGCCTGGCTCTAACCCTAAATGAAAGTCCTTTGGCTCGGTTGAAGGGTCTTCCTTCGATTTGCCTATGGAGAGATTCAGTTCCTTCACACGCTCGTAATCCTGAAACGCTCGTAGCTGGGTCTCCGAGTGGCTGCTGTCGCTTCTGCAGTCCGACAGATCCTCGACGGTCAACCGTCCCGACGGATCACAGGGCTCCATAATCACTCGGGTGATCCTGCTCGTGGACAGACTTCGGAGGAATCGAACCGAACGACGCTCGCACGCGTCTCGAAACAGATTCAAAGGGTAAGGTGCATCGTGTCCCGCGACCGAGGTGATACGTCACTCGCGATTTATCTTTCCGTGGCGAGTATCTTCTGTGAGCGTGCACCGCGCGAATCGTCCATCGTTAACGAAACGTTCAACGATCTACCTCGAATCGTCAGACGAGACACCGACCACTGAACACTCTGTCACAACGATCTGTACGATGCCGTTCGACGGTTGAACCCGCGCACTGACATCACCCGTCCAGCAACATCATCGAAACAAGCGGGTGTACTACTGATCGTTCACGGTGGTCGAAAGATCGCGCCAGTTCTCGAACCGTCGGCAGAAACGGGAAAAACGCGAAGGACCGCGCCGAAACGACGGGGGCAGCTCCGGAGGATGGCCGAACCGCGCTGGCGCTGCACAGCATCCCAGGATAATGATGTCAGGCACGAGGATCACCGCTATCAGAGAGGGTTTGCCAGCAGGACTAAGGATATCCTGGCTAATGATCCCGTACGTGACGAGGGGGGTATTCACCGGCCGTGCATCTCCACCCCTCCCCCTCACCACCCGGTCCCCCGTGCAGCCACTCTCCTAACAATCAGTCCAGCGTTTCACCTCCGCAACCCCCAAATGGACCGCAGAATACCCCCTCGCCACGGtcaatattttttcgttcgacgaaggcAACCCCGTAGCGCGAGCGCAAGGTGAGCCCCGGTTGGCCGTGGCCCGCCACCACCCCGCCAACGAGACACGCCCATTGCGAACATCGTGGGGGTTATTTGCGGGGAGTCTGTTACTTTTTTTCCACCCACCGCCTCAAACCATCCAGCCAGGAACCAGCGACGGCTCTCAAGGCCCGTTCGTTCTTCCTCTCATCCTGTTCTAGGCCTTCCAACCCCCATCGCAAGCCCCATTAATAAGCTTTCCTCTGTAGACCAACGTGGCTCCCCTCTACCAACACAGGACCAGTCTCACCGACGACTCGTGCACACCGCGAAGGATAAGCTTGCGTACACCCACACAGAAGACGGGTTCACCTCGAAGCAAGTGTCTCGTGTCCTCCTCCCACCTCGGGCCACCTACCTCTGTTCGCTCGACGATGTCATCCGTGTCTAAGACGTTCCGGTAATTAGGTGGTACGTTCTAATGATGATGAGGTCGTTTAATTTTGTCCCGGTGATCTTTCTTGCGTTGTCTCGGATCGAGATAGTCGTCAACGCTGATGAATTCACTTGGTTAAAAGATGATTCCGACCGGTATGCTTCTGGAACGTTCGGAGGGTCACTGTACGCGCGGTCGAGTACAGATTATGGCGACGATGATCGAACAAGGGGAGAATGAAGAATTTTGAATTGATCGTCGATTTATCCTTGACCGGGATCTGTTAACGCGAACCGACCAATGGAAGACGTATTACGGTTAATGATGAACCGTGATGTTCGACATGGTTCATCATAGTGCTTGCACGAAACCATCTAATACTGGATTGCGTGGTAATATTTCAAGTTCGATTAATTAACTACCTATCCGGCCATGCACAGTAGTTAGAATGTGTGTGTATACGGATCCGATCGGTTCATTATAGAGTGTAACTCAAAATTAGAACTTACATCATCTGTTGAGCAATTAATTTATCAATAATATATTTGATGTTTTTTGTACAACTAATGTGACTTACagtaataatattacaatacaGAAGTCTCACTGCGTATGAagaggtaaataaataaataaataattaaataatttatattgaaATTCGTGATTATGATTCATGTTTATAtcgatattgtacaatttttgtaagTGTCTGAACCGGATATTACGAAGTGGTATTCTTTTAGGTCTAAGGGTTATTCTCACGCTTATAGTTACGTCTAATTGTAAGACAGCTGACgagttttaaatttgtttccaaATAGAAAAAAGGTATTAGTTATACTCGCTTTTAAGATtcttaattatattattctacATACTGTTTAGTACGGCTAGACATTTGAATTTAAACGAATAATAAAGTATCgatgatttaattaaaaaatcgtaAAGTTGTAAGTAATCTGAACATAACCTCAACACAGCTACGTAGACGCACGACTCGAGTTTCAACGTTAGAGTTTGCTCTTCGTTTAAATTCGTTTAGAAAATGCTGCACGAATATAATTGAACATCACTGCCTATTACTATTTACACGTGTCTCAGACTTTGAGCAAATACGGTTTGCTTAATTGCCTCCCTTCTAGCTCGAAGCTTCTATCCGCAATCCCCTCATTAGACGTTGACGGGTATGCGGGAATTTCAGTACCTCGGAAAACCTCTAAGGAGCTTAAACTCAAGGGCGAGAGCTTAATTACGTCCAGGTTTTATACGTCGTGTCGTGTTGACTTTTCCCCCTTCGTCGTCATCTTACTTAGTTTCTTGTTTCATTCCACAATGTATCATAATTATACACGCGTCCTACTTCCAAGAATCGATCATTAAACGAGGTACACAGAAAAGAATCATAAGCCTCTTACTCTGTTCCCAGAGTATTTCATTTCGAAATATTACattgaaacgaattttttaatttcagactctGGTGCAAAACTTAACCTATAAAAATCATGACTCGGTGTCGCACGAAACAGACCCAACCCAAATCTAACCTATACAAATCAGGACTTAACATCACGCgaaacagacctaacccaagc
The sequence above is drawn from the Ptiloglossa arizonensis isolate GNS036 chromosome 1, iyPtiAriz1_principal, whole genome shotgun sequence genome and encodes:
- the LOC143150728 gene encoding uncharacterized protein LOC143150728 translates to MEPCDPSGRLTVEDLSDCRSDSSHSETQLRAFQDYERVKELNLSIGKSKEDPSTEPKDFHLGLEPGRTTIRFEEFENATRNLPMTLNKGKDFGYIANNLANEMAYPLDRSSENDESMDTSLCRSKNPTAKDLLFNFREGRQKNAHAALALDRYTKDLGFAVSEKDIKDFGLLKNYSLDRMKEFSLSLDRTRDGHIGNFALERLRGSAGMLENPPVMEHNEFKSVQVQPRSQNLEAIALDRMRRSHLLGTDLSAQNLSSQLPHPHSITQMQHSQQQQQQQAKSFTIDAILGLRNNPREKRGQQQQYKKHQGQEGGTKNGGASSCSGGGGKLKRVRTIFTAEQLERLEGEFARQQYMVGPERLYLAHALRLTEAQVKVWFQNRRIKWRKHHHEQQSQRVHEFQRTLTSSLEHEDSNETDKW